Within the Maridesulfovibrio zosterae DSM 11974 genome, the region CCGGTGCCGTTGAAGAAGCTCGCAAGGCTTGGGCAAACTGTCCTGACGAAAATGCTCCGGGTTGGACAGGGATCGGCTGTGTTGAATTGCTCAATTATATTAAAGGTGAAATTAGTTTGGAAGAAGCAAGGCTGCTGTGGGCTAAAAATACCAGAGCTTATGCTAAAAGGCAGCTTACCTGGTTCAAACGTGAGAAAGATATTAAGTGGTTTGCCCCTGAAGAGTATGAGCAGGCTGTAAACTTTACTGAGCAATGGCTTGCGGATTGTGGCTGGGAAGGATAAAGATTTTTCAGCAAGATTAACTGCAAATTATCATTCTGGAATTAAAAAATGAGATTATTCACAATTTGTGCGCTGTTTATCGTGTTGGTATTTTCCAGCGTAGCTTTTGCCGAATCCATGGATATAAATAGTGGCAATGGTTTTGGTGGACTTGTAACTACAGAAGGTGGCAGCAAGGTTAATTGGGGAAATGGTTTAGTTGCAGCAACTTCTGAAGTTCTTCCCATGCAGGATTCTCTTGATCCCGTACGCACACGAGCTCTGGCCGTAAGGCAGGGCGGTGTAGAGTCCCGTAAGATGTTGCTTGACAGCGTGCTTTCACTCCGACTCACTGACGACGTAAGTGTTGCTTCCAATTTTAAAGATGACCTTAAAACCATGAACTCTTTACGTGGATTTGTTCAGAATTCTTTGCTTGCAACTGCGTTAGTTGATTCTGGAGCAGTAGAAGTAACGGCCTCACTTAATCTTCATGATGGTCTTTCATCTATAATTATTCCGCCTACGATTCCTTTTCTTTCAGGCATTCCACCGACTATTTCCGGCAAGCACAGTGACAGTTCGGACGTTGCTGGAACTGAAAATATAGAAGTGTATGAGGATAAGGCTGCTATAAGTAGCGGAGTAATCATTGATGCTAGAGGCCTTGAAATTAGTCCCGTTTTGTTACCAATTATTTATGATGGTAAAGGCGTTGGTGTATACGGCCCATTTGCTGTTAGCAGAGATTCGACTTTAAAATACGGCATGGTTTCCTATGTGACCGATATTTCAACTGAAGCCGTTCGTTCACGGGTTGGTAATTTCCCCTTGATAGTTAAGCCTGTAAATACACAAGGAAGCAATAAGAGTAATCTTATTTTGTCTTTGGTTGACGGTTCAAAAATGCGGGGCGTTTTAAAGCGTAAATCCGTAAGTGAAAAGTGTGCTGTTGTTGTATTGGTCGACAGCCCATTGATAAATGCTGGAATGCAGGAACAGGTGGCTCCTGATGATGCTTTAAAGGCTGGAGCTGAAAATGAAATTTTGGAAGACTCTCTGGGTGAAAAAAAAGTCGTTTCGGATCAGCAATAAACTAACACGGACTGGAGTTACAAGTTGACTTTCTATATCGATATAAAGAAGTTTCTTTTGGTTATTCTTGCAGTTATGATTGCTGGTTCAGCAGTTCCAGCCTACGCAGTAAAGGTTCAAATTTTTAAGACAGCTGATCCTGAGCAGAAAGTTGCAGTACGGACTTTGCGTGATGAAGCTGTTTCAGAGGCTTTTGCTCAGGCTTTGCTTTCTGAATCTATACGCATGATTCCAGGATCACTTTCACCTGAAAGAACCGAAGCTCTTAAGGTTGCCTTTGGAAAGCATTATGAGGAATATATTTCCGGTTATAAAGATATGGATGTAAAGCAGGATAAAGAAGGTATTTCCGTAAGTATCGACGTTAATATCAATCGTAAGTCGCTTCGAGACGTACTGAGAAAGATGGGATTATTTGCAGCCGAAGACAGCACGGTTGAAACTATGATCAATATTTCAAATGGTAAATATCCTCTAAATAAAGATCAGCAGGTTAAGCAGGATGCAGAAATTTTAAGCCTCATGAATCTTTATGCTCTTCAGAATGCGACAGTAGGGTCGGAAAATGAGAATATAGTAACTTTTTCGGTGCAGCATGTTAGCAGAAAACGCTGGCGTGGTGAGTTGAAGTCCGTTTCCGGTTCATGGAGTGATTCAGGGCCTAGTATGGAAATTGTCTGGCGCAATCTGTGGGAAAAGTATTACGGGAAACAGACTGCCGGAGAAGTTATGAATCCCAAAGCTGTACTTGTAGTAAGCGGCTGGTTTAATCCTGAAGGTGTTCTTGAGTTTGGACGTAAGCTTAAGACTTGGGATTCTGCAGCCCAGGAAGTTAAGCTTCTTGATGTGGAAATGAAACCAACGGTGGTTTCTGCAAGTTGGTCTCTGGAAGTGTCAGACCAGTGGGTACTCAGAAGTTATCTTAATGACTACCTCCCTCCAAGAGGGCTGACTTTCAGCATTGAAGGTCTTACTGGCGAGTAGCAAAAGAAGGTGCTGTGCCTAGTAATAAAATCTGGACCTTACCTAATCTGATAACTCTTTTTAGGGTATTATTGACACCGGGATTTGTAATTGCATATCTCGATCAGAATTTTTTTGTAGCTTTGATCTTATTTATAATTGCGGGTTTTTCTGATGCTTTGGATGGTTTTCTGGCCCGGGTTCTTGATCAACGATCTGAATTCGGCTCAATGATAGATCCTCTTGCAGACAAAATTTTGCTGATTACTTCTTTTCTCTGTCTTTCCGCTCAAGGCTACATCTCCAATTGGCTTACCGTTTTGGTTATTTCCCGTGATATGATCATTGTTGGGGGGCTTAGCCTGCTTAAGTTTTATGGTGCGAACGTAGAGAAAAAAATATCTCCGCTCTGGAGCAGCAAGTTTACCACAGCTTTGCAACTTTTAGTTGTTTTTATGGTTCTTTGCCGTCTTGCTTTTGGGGTTAATCTTTATTTTATACAAGCAAAAGCTGAGTTTCTTACAGCCTTTTTTACACTTATTTCTGGAGCCATATATCTAAGAAAAGGTATGGCCATGTTCAACGAGATTGAGGCAAAATAAAAACCCCAGTCAATTTTTTTAGACTGAGGTTTTGTATAAAGTCTTCGTTAATTGAAAACTTTGAGAGCTGATTAAGCGTTTTTGTCTTTATCTTTTGACGGAGTTACGTCAATCTCTTCAGACTCACTGCTTGCTTTTTTGAAATTTTGAATTGCACGGCCCAGTCCGCTTCCTACTTCGGGTAATTTTTTAGCTCCGAAGATCAATATAATAATCCCTAAAATCAAAAGAATTTCTGTGATTCCTAAACCGAACATTTTATTCCTCCAATGCTAGACGGTAGTGAACTTTTACACACGCAGGGCTATTAGGTCAAGAATGTCTTCTAAACTCAGAACGGCACGAAAAATTTAAATTTTTAACCTTTACAAACTTCATTTGCGTACATAATTCATCCACTAACATCATGTGGGCTGAGTGATTATAGTATAGGAGTTGCCCAAGGGGATCTTTTTGGCAAAAATTACAAAAATGCCTGGTCGAACATGTCGGTTTTATCAGAACGGAAAGTGCTTTTATGAAGAGGAGCTTAACCCTGGTTATAATATTAATTGGCGGTGTAATGTCCTAAAAGGGCTTGAAGATGAGTATGATAAACTTTTGCATCAGGCTGAAAATTTTAAACTGGATGAACATGCATTTTCTGTTCTTTGGGAACAAAGAATGGAAGAACTCTTGAAATCTGAAGTTCTGTGCCGAAAGATAGTTTTGGATAATGAAGCTGAATTTCCCTTTTGCTCTGCCGTTTATAATGAAGTATGTCTTTATGAAATACCTGAATGTGAAGGTGTTTGCAGTCGATTTAAGCCCTAGAATAAATTTATTTTATGCATATTCTGATGTGTTGTCTTGCTGAAATGTATAGTCTTATTTAATAGATAGAATCAATGGAGCCTGATCATGTTGATATATTTTCCTCAATTACACGAAGAGCTTATTTCTCAAAAAGTCGACGGAGCCGCTATTTTTGATCCGGGTATTGACCGCGAAGAAAGTGGCGGTATCTCTTTTTTTCGTCCTGAAGATCTTCCGGTAGAACCCAAGATATGTCGCCGTATGGTCGATGATTTTATCAGCTATGGTGAAAGCCTAGGTGAAATGTTTAAAGTTATTGCAAAGCCTCCGTCCAATGACAAAGATTATTTTGGTGAAACAACATCAGCCATTCAGGCTGAACTTAATGCCCGTCTTTCTCCTGAAGTAGAGGAGGAAGATAATGAAGCGGCAAGAATTCAGAATCAAGTTGTTCTGGCTCTTGTTTATGCCTATGAGGAAAAACATCTTGAGCTGGTAGGTTTAGAAAAGACCTTGAGTGATAAATGGTCCGGTTTTGGTGAGAGTCTCGGACTCGATGAAGACGAAGATGGGCGTAGTGCGATGGCTCTCGGCGGTTTAATCTCTCACGCTCCTGGCATGGGCGTTGGAAATTTATTTTTGCCGTGGCAAAAGGTTCTTGAAGGGTTCTCAATTCTTTTGCCTGAAAGTTCAGTGCTTGTTACCGCTGATATTGAAGCTGTATCATTTTGGCGTGATCGTGAATTTGATTTTTATGAGAAAGAAGGGCTGCTTACTGAAAAGGCTATGGCTCTTAGTGAAAAAGTCTGGAAACTTCTGGGACTCTCCAGTCTGCCTGAAGAAAGGCCGTGGTTGGATCGTGAATTTACTATCGTTTTTGCTCCGACACAAACTGAAAATTTAAAGGGGATTTAAGAAATGGAAGCTGTATATCTCAGCGATATAACTCCTCCTAATGTATTGAAAAATATTAAAGGTATCATTTTTGATTGTGATGGAGTTCTTATTAATTCATTTGAAGCAAATAAGTGGTATTATAATTGGTTTAAATCTAATTATGACTTGGAACCTATGACTGCAGATGAAGAAAAATTTGTACATGCACATACTAATGAAGAAGCTTTAAAGCATATTTTGCCTGCTGATGTTCATGATGAGGCACTAAGTATCCGCGAGAATCCTGATCTTATTAAAGCAGCTGATTTAATTGAAGTTGAGAATGGTTTGACCAGAGTGCTGGAATGGCTCAGAACCAATAAAATCCGTGCAGCTATAAATACTAACCGAGGGGACTCACTTCCTGCTATTTTGCAGCGGTTTGGAATTGAAAACTTTTTTTCTCCTGCTGTAACCTATGGAATGTTGCCCAATTCTAAGCCACATCCTGAGGGTGTTCATTATATTTTGAGCAAGTGGTCTATGAAGCCAGAAGAAGTCGTTTATATCGGTGATACTTGGGTTGATGAGAGTTGCGCGGAACAGGCCGGTGTTGAATTCTGGGCTTATCGTAACCCAAATTTAAATGCCAGATTGCATATTAATGATTATTGGGTTCTTTCAAACTTGCTTGAGAAAGCTAAGAATGATGTCTGGGCTGATTGTAGCTGTTCGTAGTTCGCCGGACTGGGGTGCCTGTATTCTTTAGTAAATATGTCTCGCAAATTAAGTTAATTATGCGTATTTTAGTAATTCAAAATTGGTTTTCGTTATTAAATAAAACACAATTGTCGCAAAATGGCTAAAAAGAGTTGATTCTTGGGTCCTGCTGTGACAATTTATACTCAAGATCGGGAGCACGATCTTCCGGTCTAATCCGTTAGGAGTATTTAAGATGGATTATGTTATTCTTGCCGTTGCGAAGGTCCTTTCGCTTGTACTAAATCTCTATATGTGGGTTGTAATTATTTCTGCCCTGCTTACCTGGGTTAACCCAGATCCGTACAATCCCATTGTTCGTTT harbors:
- a CDS encoding HAD family hydrolase, which codes for MEAVYLSDITPPNVLKNIKGIIFDCDGVLINSFEANKWYYNWFKSNYDLEPMTADEEKFVHAHTNEEALKHILPADVHDEALSIRENPDLIKAADLIEVENGLTRVLEWLRTNKIRAAINTNRGDSLPAILQRFGIENFFSPAVTYGMLPNSKPHPEGVHYILSKWSMKPEEVVYIGDTWVDESCAEQAGVEFWAYRNPNLNARLHINDYWVLSNLLEKAKNDVWADCSCS
- the pgsA gene encoding CDP-diacylglycerol--glycerol-3-phosphate 3-phosphatidyltransferase — its product is MPSNKIWTLPNLITLFRVLLTPGFVIAYLDQNFFVALILFIIAGFSDALDGFLARVLDQRSEFGSMIDPLADKILLITSFLCLSAQGYISNWLTVLVISRDMIIVGGLSLLKFYGANVEKKISPLWSSKFTTALQLLVVFMVLCRLAFGVNLYFIQAKAEFLTAFFTLISGAIYLRKGMAMFNEIEAK
- a CDS encoding twin-arginine translocase TatA/TatE family subunit encodes the protein MFGLGITEILLILGIIILIFGAKKLPEVGSGLGRAIQNFKKASSESEEIDVTPSKDKDKNA